From Ignisphaera aggregans DSM 17230, the proteins below share one genomic window:
- a CDS encoding 4Fe-4S ferredoxin iron-sulfur binding domain protein (InterPro IPR001450~KEGG: dtu:Dtur_0919 NADH dehydrogenase (quinone)~PFAM: 4Fe-4S ferredoxin iron-sulfur binding domain protein) translates to MGIAKKNKAPYINYTVCKKCTTCIDTCIFKAIYMDIDGYIKIDYNKCRKCSIKICIYTCPYGAIRE, encoded by the coding sequence ATGGGTATAGCCAAGAAAAACAAGGCTCCATATATAAACTATACAGTATGCAAAAAATGTACAACATGTATAGATACATGTATATTCAAAGCAATATACATGGATATAGATGGATATATAAAGATAGACTACAACAAATGTAGAAAATGCTCCATAAAGATATGTATATATACATGTCCATATGGAGCCATAAGAGAATAG
- a CDS encoding CDP-alcohol phosphatidyltransferase (COGs: COG1213 sugar nucleotidyltransferase~InterPro IPR000462~KEGG: kcr:Kcr_0184 CDP-alcohol phosphatidyltransferase~PFAM: CDP-alcohol phosphatidyltransferase~SPTR: B1L3B5 CDP-alcohol phosphatidyltransferase~PFAM: Nucleotidyl transferase; CDP-alcohol phosphatidyltransferase), whose translation MDRLVGVILAAGFATRLRNVLDGKPKALIELEPGVSIIDLTIRNFHDVGIRDIFVVTRKELVEQFYGKLPRERVLVVDVSEGDGNLWTFYNGYEKLVEMGIKSDFIVVMSDHIFERRMLEKLIEAYRESSDILLLCIDRRPRGRDVAEGLKIHADEDRVVEAGKGIPPISGIDTGLFIVPQSIGYAMKRVVGERGRKASFADLINFLASQGLVRGVDVTGFLWQDIDTVEDISYARRLYWRILKRNLVKDSDGVISRYLNRKISTAISIALYRNRIFVNPNIVTVVVAIIGVVGALMTMFIDRFIGSIMVIISSILDGVDGEIARLYNRTSFIGSILDHVLDRAVDSLYLVATYYIALSTSSIPQEILLILLATSFMGIFLVGYLSAVAERDIVIRVRKGFPPATRDVRITVLAICTILGYPELGLIYISIASLIFIAKIFIYTYSARKSVGMESRVVRKEKSIWPSTPVQPRILLEDFLYRLALAILTIYSTTELINILTEHRESIGIYSNVLIDTITVIGIILLIYFFIGIVKIIATYLYHIRNTIIVKIWIAPGVYERIVKEIIILAILLLLRILINIILTANRISGPIASLICLSLNVSTIAVLMFIAIEVIRALEHKIFRI comes from the coding sequence ATGGATAGACTAGTAGGCGTCATACTTGCAGCTGGATTTGCAACTAGACTTAGAAATGTCTTGGATGGAAAGCCCAAGGCTTTGATAGAGCTCGAACCTGGTGTATCAATTATTGATCTAACTATAAGGAATTTTCATGATGTTGGTATAAGGGATATATTTGTTGTTACTAGGAAGGAGCTTGTAGAGCAATTCTATGGTAAGCTACCTAGAGAGAGGGTGCTGGTTGTAGATGTTTCTGAGGGTGATGGGAATCTATGGACATTTTATAATGGTTATGAAAAACTTGTTGAAATGGGTATAAAGTCTGATTTTATTGTTGTTATGTCTGATCATATCTTTGAGAGAAGAATGTTGGAAAAGCTTATTGAGGCATATAGAGAGTCTAGTGATATTCTTCTTCTATGTATTGATAGAAGGCCTAGGGGTAGGGATGTTGCTGAGGGTCTTAAGATACATGCTGATGAGGATAGAGTTGTAGAGGCTGGAAAAGGGATTCCACCTATTAGTGGTATAGATACAGGGCTATTCATAGTTCCACAAAGCATTGGTTACGCAATGAAGAGAGTTGTTGGTGAGAGGGGTAGGAAGGCATCTTTTGCAGATCTAATAAATTTTCTGGCTAGCCAAGGACTTGTTAGAGGTGTTGATGTCACAGGTTTTTTGTGGCAGGATATAGATACTGTAGAGGATATTTCATATGCAAGAAGATTGTATTGGAGGATTCTGAAGAGGAACTTGGTTAAGGATAGCGATGGTGTTATATCTAGATATTTGAATAGAAAGATATCTACAGCCATAAGTATCGCTCTATATAGAAATAGGATATTTGTCAATCCAAATATTGTTACAGTTGTAGTAGCTATAATAGGTGTTGTTGGAGCTCTAATGACAATGTTTATTGATAGATTTATAGGTTCTATAATGGTTATAATATCATCTATACTCGATGGGGTTGATGGAGAGATTGCAAGATTATACAATAGAACTTCATTTATAGGTTCTATCCTAGACCATGTTCTCGATAGAGCTGTAGACTCTCTATATCTTGTAGCAACATACTATATAGCTCTATCAACATCGTCTATACCCCAGGAAATTCTATTGATACTTCTTGCAACCAGTTTTATGGGGATATTCCTAGTTGGATATCTAAGTGCTGTAGCTGAAAGAGATATTGTGATTAGGGTTAGAAAAGGTTTTCCTCCAGCTACAAGAGATGTTAGAATAACTGTATTAGCTATCTGTACAATACTTGGATATCCAGAGCTCGGACTCATATATATCTCTATAGCTTCATTAATATTCATTGCAAAGATATTTATCTATACATATAGTGCTAGGAAAAGTGTTGGGATGGAATCTAGAGTAGTTCGTAAAGAGAAAAGTATTTGGCCATCAACACCTGTACAGCCTAGGATACTCCTAGAAGATTTTCTATATAGATTAGCTCTAGCGATACTAACTATATACTCTACAACAGAATTGATAAATATACTTACAGAGCATAGAGAGTCTATAGGAATCTACTCAAATGTTCTCATAGATACTATAACAGTCATAGGCATAATACTACTAATATATTTCTTCATAGGGATAGTAAAAATCATAGCTACATATCTATACCACATAAGAAACACTATTATTGTAAAGATATGGATAGCTCCGGGAGTCTATGAAAGAATTGTGAAGGAAATCATAATTCTAGCTATATTGTTACTTCTAAGAATACTCATAAACATTATACTTACAGCTAATAGAATTAGTGGGCCAATAGCATCACTAATATGTCTATCGCTTAATGTATCTACAATAGCAGTATTAATGTTCATAGCTATAGAGGTTATAAGAGCTTTAGAACACAAGATATTTAGAATTTAA
- a CDS encoding ABC transporter related (COGs: COG1131 ABC-type multidrug transport system ATPase component~InterPro IPR003439:IPR003593:IPR017871~KEGG: smr:Smar_0114 ABC transporter related~PFAM: ABC transporter related~SMART: AAA ATPase~SPTR: A3DKR7 ABC transporter related~PFAM: ABC transporter): MIEVNGVTKFFGDFKALDNISFDVRNGEVVGYVGLNGAGKTTTIRIAVGVLNPDSGDVLINGHSIVREKRIASRYIGWVPEIPIFEPDARALDYFVYLAGYYGISPSDARSLGRKLLEEVGLGDAINKKLKEYSQGMRKRFALAVSMISNPDNYAFDEVLNGLDPQGIAYFRDLTLKLRRNRCAVLFSSHILSEVEAIADRVVFIHRGRIVAVETMDEIKAMANPGLYIKLDRIDGKVRDLLSPYGETRIERGYIVIVNPPQDPSEILSILIKNGYKVLEYRQGHSLEDVFFRIIGEKR, from the coding sequence TTGATAGAGGTTAATGGTGTTACAAAGTTTTTTGGTGACTTTAAGGCATTGGACAATATATCTTTTGATGTTAGGAATGGTGAGGTTGTTGGCTATGTAGGACTTAATGGTGCTGGAAAGACGACCACTATACGTATAGCTGTAGGTGTTCTAAATCCTGATTCAGGTGATGTTCTGATAAATGGGCATTCTATAGTTCGTGAGAAGAGGATTGCCTCTAGATATATTGGGTGGGTTCCAGAGATACCTATATTTGAACCTGATGCCCGTGCCCTTGACTATTTTGTTTATCTAGCTGGATACTATGGGATAAGTCCTTCGGATGCTCGTAGCCTTGGCCGTAAGCTTCTTGAGGAGGTTGGACTTGGTGATGCGATTAATAAGAAGCTTAAGGAGTATTCACAGGGTATGAGGAAGAGATTTGCACTTGCAGTATCAATGATTAGTAATCCAGATAACTATGCATTTGACGAAGTATTGAACGGTCTCGATCCACAGGGTATAGCATATTTCAGAGATTTGACTCTGAAGCTACGTAGAAATAGATGTGCAGTTCTATTCTCATCACATATACTGAGTGAGGTTGAGGCTATAGCTGATCGTGTAGTCTTCATACATAGGGGGAGGATAGTAGCTGTAGAGACCATGGATGAGATAAAGGCTATGGCAAACCCAGGTCTATACATAAAGCTTGATCGTATAGATGGAAAAGTTAGAGATCTTCTATCACCATATGGTGAAACAAGAATTGAGAGAGGCTATATAGTGATAGTAAATCCACCTCAAGACCCATCAGAAATACTGTCTATACTAATCAAAAATGGGTATAAAGTACTTGAATATAGACAGGGGCATTCACTAGAGGATGTATTCTTTAGAATAATAGGTGAAAAGAGATGA
- a CDS encoding hypothetical protein (KEGG: smr:Smar_0113 hypothetical protein~SPTR: A3DKR6 Putative uncharacterized protein) — MKSLIPVLHDFRKAFLKPAILVLLPIFIVLGIAMSYFVMSIVSQQYPATNIIAIAIYNGSICEAHGYIYDVTGNPTSGELVVMDQKGSVIYSKNLDSYFSISGDDLCKLFSEESIRIQLKSGYGKYDVNLRRGVVPSRSGVGEVRYVLLYTGDTKFDITNVAIPKLYRLIILSNTRGEARLILGIANVTSGIFSGLNMVIDYGFANLQVSDIMRSLSQSIEIVRNISFKRLGMVNTSIINVFDLSINKSATTLILRLTYPDNRSEYLLEPYIGKPDAETLYVGGLVAPTSSIGYSLFAQYFPIILLYLAYVLVAKPRSSGALEFVLARPITRLDLYLVRYLAGILITVIASALFLLGIGIASAILIGITLDIYSFTILYLGLIAALTSFYSLCYMVASSTRSSSYLAIAIALYLLFAMFWGMIALAISYISGGGLMGVTETGYKISYLNPLSPATIFAPYYVQKHYSISTTASEDLINPILAILSPIAWIAITFTIGYIRFRKINLSS, encoded by the coding sequence ATGAAATCTCTGATACCAGTACTACATGATTTTAGAAAAGCATTTCTAAAACCAGCTATATTGGTATTGCTCCCAATATTCATTGTACTAGGTATAGCTATGTCATATTTTGTGATGTCAATAGTTTCACAGCAATATCCAGCAACAAATATTATTGCTATAGCTATATATAATGGCAGTATTTGTGAAGCCCATGGATATATATATGATGTTACTGGTAATCCGACAAGCGGAGAGCTTGTAGTAATGGATCAGAAAGGCAGTGTTATATATAGTAAAAACCTAGATTCATATTTTAGTATTAGTGGGGATGATCTATGTAAACTATTTAGTGAGGAGAGTATTAGGATACAGCTGAAGAGTGGTTATGGTAAATATGATGTTAATCTACGTAGAGGTGTAGTACCATCGAGGAGTGGAGTTGGTGAAGTAAGATATGTTCTTCTCTATACAGGTGATACAAAATTTGATATTACAAATGTTGCTATACCAAAATTGTATAGGTTGATTATCTTAAGTAATACTAGAGGTGAAGCCCGTTTAATACTTGGTATAGCAAATGTTACAAGTGGTATTTTCTCAGGGCTTAACATGGTGATAGACTATGGTTTTGCTAATCTACAGGTATCTGATATTATGAGAAGCTTATCACAATCCATTGAAATTGTTAGGAATATCTCATTTAAGAGGCTTGGAATGGTAAATACTAGTATCATCAATGTTTTTGACCTATCTATTAACAAAAGTGCCACTACACTTATTCTAAGGCTTACATATCCAGATAATCGTAGTGAATATCTCTTAGAGCCATATATAGGAAAACCTGATGCTGAAACTCTCTATGTAGGTGGCTTAGTAGCTCCTACCTCTAGTATTGGTTATAGCCTATTTGCACAGTACTTCCCAATAATACTTCTATATCTAGCATATGTCTTGGTAGCAAAACCACGTAGTAGTGGTGCACTGGAATTTGTTTTGGCACGCCCAATAACGAGACTAGATCTATATCTAGTTAGGTATCTAGCAGGCATATTGATTACGGTCATAGCATCCGCACTATTTCTACTAGGAATAGGTATAGCGTCAGCTATACTTATCGGTATAACCCTCGACATATACTCATTCACCATACTGTATCTAGGTCTCATAGCAGCACTAACCAGTTTCTACTCACTATGCTACATGGTGGCAAGCTCAACTAGATCAAGTTCATATCTTGCTATAGCCATAGCACTATATCTCCTATTCGCCATGTTCTGGGGCATGATAGCTCTAGCAATTAGCTATATATCTGGAGGTGGATTAATGGGTGTAACAGAGACTGGGTATAAGATATCGTATCTAAATCCCCTATCTCCAGCAACAATATTTGCACCATATTATGTACAGAAACACTATAGTATATCAACAACAGCTAGTGAGGATCTTATAAACCCTATACTAGCAATTCTATCCCCTATTGCATGGATTGCAATAACATTTACTATTGGGTATATAAGGTTTAGAAAAATTAATTTATCATCATAA
- a CDS encoding glutamine--fructose-6-phosphate transaminase (COGs: COG0449 Glucosamine 6-phosphate synthetase contains amidotransferase and phosphosugar isomerase domains~InterPro IPR001347:IPR000583:IPR005855~KEGG: cma:Cmaq_0528 glucosamine--fructose-6-phosphate aminotransferase, isomerizing~PFAM: sugar isomerase (SIS); glutamine amidotransferase class-II~SPTR: A8MC67 Glucosamine--fructose-6-phosphate aminotransferase, isomerizing~TIGRFAM: glucosamine/fructose-6-phosphate aminotransferase, isomerizing~PFAM: SIS domain; Glutamine amidotransferases class-II~TIGRFAM: glucosamine--fructose-6-phosphate aminotransferase (isomerizing)): protein MCGIIGVVLSRCGVLGKPLGSVLRDCLKRLEYRGYDSVGFALIGCGGGIVVRKSRGMIDAVSEKLGFDFYDGYIGIGHTRWATHGAPSDVNAHPHTDCFNRLGVVHNGIIENYRELKEYLVDRGHRFVSDTDTEVIPHLIEEFKRNGYRPYEAFKKAVELLRGTYAIIAIDVDEPDKIFFARNTSPLIIGFGDGMNFIASDIPAFLEYTRRVLVLNDGEAGYITSSFVRVERIVDANGGRMWVEVDFSRRVRVIGWSAEMASKGGYRHYMLKEIHEQPYAVSMTLSSLSENIEYIDSVVKLIAKADRVIITGAGTSFHAGYIAALLLNRYADIFVLPIISSEAMWWMNSVGEKDIVIAISQSGETIDTLKAVREARRRGALTIAISNVLDSTIPRESDIALYTNAGPEIGVAATKTFTAQVVLLSYLAINVARYRNTLRESEAIEYINSLKNLPTQIRNVLNIYEARIASIANEIRDKQNAFFLGRGLGLPLSMEGALKLKEIAYIHAEAYPAGESKHGPIALVEEGFPTIFTIASSVEGELIRSNIEEMKARGSMTIAVYPKNLEDIEKLVRISIKMPIANDFTVGALYIVPHQLLAYYTSVKRGFDPDKPRNLAKTVTVF, encoded by the coding sequence GTGTGTGGTATTATAGGTGTTGTGTTATCTAGGTGTGGTGTGCTTGGGAAGCCTCTTGGTAGTGTGCTTAGGGATTGTCTGAAGAGGCTTGAGTATAGGGGTTATGATTCTGTTGGTTTTGCTTTGATTGGCTGTGGTGGGGGTATTGTTGTTAGGAAGTCTAGGGGTATGATAGATGCTGTTTCTGAGAAGCTTGGATTTGATTTCTATGATGGCTATATAGGTATTGGGCATACTAGATGGGCTACACATGGAGCTCCAAGTGATGTTAATGCTCATCCACATACAGATTGCTTTAATAGGCTTGGAGTTGTTCATAATGGTATTATTGAGAATTATAGAGAGTTGAAGGAGTATCTAGTTGATAGAGGCCATAGATTTGTTTCTGATACTGATACAGAGGTTATTCCACATCTTATCGAGGAGTTTAAGAGGAATGGCTATAGACCTTATGAAGCTTTTAAAAAGGCTGTAGAGCTTTTGAGGGGTACATATGCAATTATTGCTATAGATGTTGATGAACCTGATAAAATATTTTTCGCCAGGAATACCTCTCCTCTCATTATAGGTTTTGGAGATGGTATGAATTTTATTGCTAGTGATATACCTGCCTTCCTAGAGTATACGAGGAGAGTTCTAGTTCTAAATGATGGTGAAGCTGGATACATAACAAGTAGTTTTGTTAGAGTTGAGAGGATTGTTGATGCTAATGGCGGTAGGATGTGGGTTGAGGTAGACTTCTCTAGGAGGGTCAGGGTAATAGGTTGGAGTGCCGAGATGGCTTCTAAGGGTGGATATAGACACTATATGCTTAAGGAGATTCATGAACAGCCATATGCAGTTTCAATGACTCTAAGCTCTCTCTCAGAAAATATTGAATATATTGACAGTGTTGTAAAGCTTATTGCAAAAGCTGATAGAGTTATTATTACAGGTGCTGGTACATCTTTCCACGCTGGATATATAGCCGCTCTTCTACTCAATAGATATGCAGATATATTTGTACTACCAATAATTTCTTCTGAAGCTATGTGGTGGATGAATAGTGTTGGAGAGAAAGATATTGTTATTGCCATTAGCCAATCTGGAGAAACTATAGATACATTGAAGGCTGTTAGAGAAGCTAGAAGGAGGGGGGCTTTGACAATAGCTATATCAAATGTCCTCGACTCTACAATCCCTAGGGAATCAGATATAGCTCTATATACAAATGCTGGTCCTGAGATAGGTGTTGCAGCTACAAAGACATTTACAGCACAGGTTGTTCTTCTAAGCTATCTAGCTATAAATGTTGCTAGATATAGAAATACTTTGAGGGAGTCTGAAGCTATAGAATATATCAACTCTTTGAAGAATCTACCTACACAGATAAGAAATGTTTTGAATATCTATGAAGCTAGAATAGCTTCTATAGCAAATGAGATTAGAGATAAACAAAATGCTTTCTTCCTCGGTAGAGGACTAGGATTACCGCTATCTATGGAGGGCGCCCTGAAGCTTAAGGAGATTGCATATATACATGCAGAAGCATATCCAGCTGGAGAATCTAAGCATGGACCTATAGCACTTGTTGAAGAGGGCTTTCCAACAATATTCACAATAGCTAGCTCTGTTGAGGGTGAGCTTATTAGGAGTAATATTGAGGAGATGAAGGCTAGAGGCTCTATGACTATAGCTGTATATCCAAAGAATCTAGAGGATATTGAAAAACTTGTTAGGATATCTATAAAGATGCCTATAGCAAATGATTTTACTGTTGGAGCTCTCTATATAGTTCCACACCAGTTATTAGCGTATTACACATCTGTGAAAAGAGGGTTTGATCCAGATAAACCTAGGAATCTAGCTAAAACTGTGACAGTCTTCTAG
- a CDS encoding Nucleotidyl transferase (COGs: COG1208 Nucleoside-diphosphate-sugar pyrophosphorylase involved in lipopolysaccharide biosynthesis/translation initiation factor 2B gamma/epsilon subunits (eIF-2Bgamma/eIF-2Bepsilon)~InterPro IPR001451:IPR005835~KEGG: pas:Pars_1777 nucleotidyl transferase~PFAM: Nucleotidyl transferase; transferase hexapeptide repeat containing protein~SPTR: A4WLR1 Nucleotidyl transferase~PFAM: Nucleotidyl transferase), which yields MEVVVLAGGKGLGMQKLTLGQSKLFVKIVGRPIVEWVLTNLYMAGLKRVVIVTDRPSLFEDITIRLGDKMMFDVRIQREEEIVGAIKEAGDAISKGALVVYGDTIVPYTAYRYILDVYRERRQPVLLVVPEEDVSRYGAIYMDSYGYIEKFIEKPKAVDTSYVFGGIAILNEGIVKLIESGKSLDESINSYIERGGRIYAAIWSDWWIDIDYPIDILKAIYYLLNDLREKRISGKAKIASTAVIEGPVVIEDNVEIDHYTVVKGPCYIGRNSFIGTHSFIRPYTDIEDGATIGSYTEISWSLISSRVTIGRGSFIGFSVIGEEAIIEPEVKTNLLIREYSEDVMAKAMKVKARGYEYLKAGSVIASRTRVPMGTILRPGEERL from the coding sequence ATGGAGGTTGTCGTTCTTGCTGGTGGAAAGGGTTTAGGTATGCAGAAACTCACCTTGGGACAGTCAAAACTCTTTGTAAAGATTGTTGGTAGACCTATAGTTGAATGGGTTTTAACAAATCTCTATATGGCTGGGCTAAAGAGGGTTGTAATTGTAACTGATAGACCTAGTCTATTTGAGGATATAACTATTAGGCTTGGCGATAAGATGATGTTTGATGTAAGGATTCAGAGGGAGGAGGAGATTGTTGGAGCTATTAAGGAAGCTGGAGATGCTATATCCAAAGGAGCTCTCGTTGTCTATGGAGATACAATTGTTCCCTATACCGCGTATAGATATATCTTGGATGTATATAGGGAGAGGAGACAGCCTGTTCTACTAGTTGTTCCTGAGGAGGATGTATCTAGATATGGAGCTATATATATGGATAGCTATGGATATATAGAGAAATTTATTGAGAAACCAAAGGCTGTAGATACCTCATATGTTTTTGGAGGCATAGCTATACTAAATGAAGGTATTGTAAAGCTTATCGAATCAGGTAAGAGTCTTGATGAAAGTATTAATAGCTATATAGAGAGAGGTGGAAGGATATATGCTGCTATATGGAGTGATTGGTGGATAGATATAGACTACCCCATAGATATTCTAAAAGCTATATACTATCTCTTAAACGATTTGAGAGAGAAGAGAATATCTGGCAAGGCTAAAATAGCATCTACAGCAGTTATAGAGGGACCCGTAGTTATAGAGGATAACGTCGAGATAGATCATTACACAGTTGTCAAAGGTCCTTGCTATATAGGGAGGAATAGCTTTATAGGGACACACAGCTTTATCAGACCATATACAGATATAGAGGATGGAGCTACCATTGGGAGCTATACAGAGATATCATGGTCATTAATATCTAGTCGTGTCACGATAGGTAGAGGGTCTTTCATAGGCTTTAGCGTTATTGGTGAAGAAGCTATTATAGAGCCAGAGGTAAAGACAAATCTTCTTATAAGAGAGTATTCAGAGGATGTAATGGCAAAGGCTATGAAGGTAAAGGCTAGGGGGTATGAATATCTAAAAGCAGGTTCAGTTATTGCATCTAGAACTAGAGTCCCTATGGGAACAATTCTTCGCCCAGGTGAAGAAAGACTCTAG
- a CDS encoding hypothetical protein (KEGG: hbu:Hbut_1400 hypothetical protein~SPTR: A2BML3 Conserved archaeal protein), whose protein sequence is MAIDIINRFGKKRTAILLAIAIAIPIIAITTISIPPPGIYIELNLLENINGRLRNLNMNSIGVAISILATAPPNYNGSDFVPIYAGRYSGESIYIPAEGKLLDISRAWEKEHMIHNAKIDEFEYGLIIFVHILNLTAIKNGDYRNIEISRYVDTITVKPIDIINGRAVEYRVSMEMGNKRITRTLSIGRKYLSVEFRIPGMVKIYAASSVDSQQSLIGDERRWCIHLVADKTSQYPSLCYERKMYIAPENMSRYLPQGYVSPCIPDSSRTCMKIPIMIIENIGSRSGMVTGAIGLPVIYRSNVNLVWAVGNFVKSIYGAIPLVSSINVGGATISDFYRLSAGGCITIPNSVCWRWIFARPIYAIYSTYYVWLSEYISQFLGGLDTYTCIQQGMCVYTNDTAISSITYLGYAIESDGKKEIISNASLGYPPSALISFIFRGTSSSNATKLNVGEEITLADIIGKYGPSYIFGIGIPVGAIAAYFINAIASSANPALLEFVSAFSVGITQSTPMGIEGGLEGRIRNYGSAAGKVSVGYDVPVVVYVRVSSYEYVMGSYRFKVPIGIYFTVFGASA, encoded by the coding sequence GTGGCTATAGACATCATAAATAGATTTGGTAAGAAGAGAACAGCCATATTATTAGCTATAGCCATAGCAATTCCCATCATAGCTATAACAACAATCTCTATACCCCCACCAGGTATATATATTGAGCTAAACCTTTTAGAGAATATCAATGGTAGACTCAGAAATCTTAACATGAACAGCATAGGTGTTGCTATATCCATCCTAGCTACAGCACCACCAAATTATAATGGTAGTGATTTTGTGCCTATATATGCTGGTAGATATTCTGGAGAATCAATATATATTCCAGCAGAGGGAAAACTTCTAGATATATCAAGGGCTTGGGAAAAGGAGCACATGATACATAATGCAAAAATAGATGAATTTGAATATGGATTAATAATATTTGTACATATTCTAAACCTAACGGCTATAAAGAATGGTGACTATAGAAATATAGAGATATCGAGATATGTAGATACAATAACTGTGAAGCCTATTGACATAATAAATGGTAGAGCTGTGGAATACAGAGTATCTATGGAGATGGGCAACAAAAGAATAACAAGGACGTTGTCGATAGGGAGAAAATATCTATCAGTAGAATTCAGAATACCAGGCATGGTAAAAATATATGCAGCATCATCTGTAGATTCTCAGCAATCACTAATTGGTGATGAGAGGAGGTGGTGTATACATCTAGTAGCCGACAAAACCAGTCAATATCCAAGTCTGTGCTACGAAAGGAAAATGTATATAGCACCAGAAAACATGTCTAGGTATCTACCACAAGGATATGTATCTCCATGTATACCAGATAGTAGTAGAACATGTATGAAGATCCCAATAATGATTATAGAGAACATAGGCTCTAGGTCTGGTATGGTTACAGGGGCTATAGGATTACCAGTGATATACAGATCCAATGTAAATCTTGTATGGGCTGTTGGAAACTTCGTTAAAAGTATATATGGAGCTATACCCCTAGTTAGCAGTATAAACGTTGGTGGAGCTACAATAAGCGATTTCTACAGACTTAGTGCAGGTGGCTGTATAACGATACCTAATTCGGTTTGTTGGAGATGGATTTTTGCAAGACCTATATATGCTATATACAGCACATACTATGTATGGTTATCAGAGTATATCTCGCAGTTTTTGGGAGGTCTAGATACATATACATGTATACAACAAGGTATGTGTGTATATACTAACGATACAGCTATATCATCAATAACATATCTGGGCTACGCCATTGAGAGCGATGGTAAAAAAGAGATTATTAGTAATGCCTCACTAGGATATCCACCATCAGCACTAATATCATTTATATTTAGGGGTACAAGTTCAAGTAATGCAACAAAACTTAATGTTGGAGAAGAAATAACTCTGGCTGATATTATTGGTAAATATGGGCCATCATATATTTTTGGTATAGGTATACCTGTGGGAGCAATAGCAGCATATTTCATAAATGCTATCGCTAGTAGTGCTAATCCAGCCCTCTTGGAATTTGTATCGGCATTTAGTGTAGGGATAACACAATCTACACCAATGGGCATTGAGGGGGGTCTAGAGGGGAGAATTAGGAACTATGGCTCTGCAGCGGGTAAGGTGAGCGTAGGATATGACGTACCTGTGGTTGTATATGTTAGGGTTAGTAGCTATGAATATGTCATGGGTAGCTATAGATTTAAGGTGCCTATAGGCATATACTTTACTGTTTTTGGAGCCTCTGCTTGA